From the genome of candidate division TA06 bacterium:
GATCTTTTTTATGAATTCAGGCGTCAGCATGACTTATAGGCACTTCTTTCCCCGCTAAAAACGCGAAACAACGCGAAATATTTTATTTCAATATACACTGGCTACTGGGTTCATGGTCCTTCGGGACTGACGATTTTAGAATAAAGAATAACCATTAACCAAGTGTATCAGGGAACCTCGACCCCGGCCAGGATCTTCTGGATCACATCGTCGGTGGTCACTTCCTCGGCCTCGGCCTCGTAGGACAGGATTATCCGGTGCCTCAGGATGTCCCCGGCCAGCTCCTTGACGTCCTCTGGTATCACGAAGCCGCGGCGCTTTAAAAAGGCTAAAGCCCGGGCGGCGGTGGTCAGGTTGATGGAGGCCCGGGGCGAAGCCCCGAAGCGGACCAGCCCTTTCAGGTCCTTCAATCCGTATTTCTCCGGCTCCCGGGTGGCGAACACCAGATCCACGATGTAATCCTTGATCTTCTTGTCGATGTAGATGCTCTTGCACAGCTCCCGGGCCTTGATGATGTCCGAGGTGTCTATCACCGCCTTGATCTTGGGCTCGCCAACTCCGGCGATCCGCTCTACGATCTCCTTTTCCTCCTCCTTGCTGGGGTAGGTGATCTTGATCTTCAGCAGAAAGCGGTCCAGCTGGGCCTCGGGCAGGGGATAGGTGCCCTCCTGCTCGATGGGGTTTTGGGTGGCCAGCACCAGGAAGGGGTCATCAAGCTTATAGGTCTGCTCGCCGATGGTCACCTGGCGCTCCTGCATGGCCTCCAGCAAAGCGCTCTGCACTTTCGGGGGCGTGCGGTTGATCTCGTCGGCCAAAATGAAGTTGGCGAAGATGGGTCCCTTGCTGGTGATGAATTCCCCGGTCTTCTGGTTGTAGATCAGCGTCCCCACTATGTCCGAGGGCAGCAGGTCCGGTGTGAACTGGATCCGCTGGTATTTTGCCTTGACGGCCGCCGCCACCGTCCGCACCGCGTAGGTCTTGGCCAGGCCGGGCACGCCCTCTATCAGGATGTGGCCGTTGGCCAGCAGGCCCACCAGCATCCGGCTGACCAGGTAGTTCTGGCCCACAATGGCCTTGGAGATCTCGGCGGTGATGGTCTGAACGATGACGCTCTTCTTTTCGATCTCTTCGTTGAGCTTCTTGATGTCGTCGTTGTTGAATTGTTCCATGGCTTATATTCTCCTTTAATTACTGACTTCTCTGGTCCGGGGGATACAATCCTATATTATAAAAAACATATTTTTTTTTGTCAAGGGGCAATGGTCTCGAAACGGCTGTTTGATGCACTTTGGCGGCGATCTCGACATGTTAAAAAAACATAAACCCCTTAAAATGTATGATTACGAGGTAAAAATCGGGAAAGTTTCATAATATTTCTAATTTTCTATATGAAATTAAAAAATGCTTGATTTTGGTTGGGTTTAAAGGTATGATTGACATCATACAATTCACGCATCTATCAAGCAAAAGCGGGAATATTACCTTATGACCAATAGAGGCCGACATAGGATGAAGGATTCAAGGATTAGTTCCTATAAAATATGAAATGAAGAAGAAATAATATGGTTGAAGCAGGAGGATTATCGTGAAAAACGAATTACAAAGTATTATTGCAATGTTTGCTGATGATAGTGGATTTGGTGATCCAGAGGCGAGACGAAACGCAGAACTCCGATTACAAATAATATTGGCTCAACAGCAAAGTAAAACAGCATCACGACTTAATCTCATGACTTTTTTACTTGTAGTTGTTGGGTTGCTCAATGCATTAATTCTTGCCTTTCAGGTATGGGGCAAGTAACTTATTGAGAAAATGGATAATAATGATAAACGAACCCCAGGCGTTTCTACCGGTCAATTTATCAGTAGAGATAAACGGGAAATGGCAAAACATATGCGCCAGCATATGACAGTTGCTGAGAAATGTTTTTGGAATGAGGTAAGAAAAAGAAGGTTCCCAGGATTACGGTTTAGAAGACAACAGGTGATTGATGGTTTTATCGCCGATTTTTATTGCAACGAATTAAGAATGGTTATTGAAATTGACGGAGGGATACATGAGAAACAGAAGGATTATGATAAGTTGAGAGACCAAATAATCAACCAACGTGGGATCAAAGTGTTAAGATTTAAGAACGAAGACGTGATAAATAGGATAGAGTGGGTATTGGAAACAATTTTGGGGTACGACCCCACCCTGCCCTCCCCTAAAGCTTTAGGGGAGGGAGAAAAGGGAGGGGTATGCCTAAACTGATCCTGGTCGACGGCACCGCCCTGGCCTACCGGGCCCACTTCGGGTTCATCCGCAACCCCCTGATCAACTCCAAGGGGGAGAACACCAGCGCCTCCTTCGGTTTCACCAACATGCTGATGCGGATGATCAAGGAGCACCAGCCTGACTACATCGGGGTGGCCTTCGACACCTCGGCCCCCACTTTCCGCGACAAGAAGTACGCCGAGTACAAGGCCCAGCGCCCCGGCATGCCAGAGGAACTGCGCTCCCAGCTGCCCCGGATCAAGGAGATCCTGAAGGCCCTGAACATAGCGGTGCTGCAGCAGGACGGCTTTGAAGCCGACGACGTGCTGGCCGGGCTGGCCAAGCAGGCCGAGGCCAAGGGCTGGATGTCCTACATCGCCACCGGGGACAAGGATCTTTTACAGGTGGTGACAGAGCGGATCAAAGTGATCAAGCCCCGGCTGGGCAAGAGCGACGAATCCATCTACGGCCCGGAGGATGTCCTCAAGGAATACGGGGTGACCCCGGACAGGATCAAGGACATCTTCGCCCTGTCGGGCGACTCGGCCGACAACGTGCCCGGGGTGCCGGGAATCGGCCCCAAGACCGCCACCGAGCTGATAATCCAGTTCGGCTCGTTCGACGACCTTTACAATAACCTGGATCAGGTCAAGAAGCCCCGGATAAAAAATCTTCTGGAAGAGCACCAGGACCAGGCCCGGCTCTGCAAGGAGCTGGTGACCCTGCACCTGGATCAGCTTCCCGACATTTCGCTGTCTTCGCTTAAGACCCACCAGCCGGACCAGGAAATTCTGGCCAAGCTTTTCAAGGAACTGGAATTCAATTCCCTATACCACGAGTTCGTCTCCGGGCAGATCAAGAAAGTGGCGCCCCAGGCGGTCACCGGCAAGGCCGAGTTGGAACTGCTGGCCGGGCGGCTGAAGCGCGAGGGCGAGATGTGCCTGGAATTGGAGACAGCTGACGGCCTGCCCTCAAAACTGTGCCTGTTCTGCCGGGGCCAGGCCCATATCATCGGCGGCCTGGATATCGGGAAACTAAAGAAGTCATTTGAAGACGCTGATATCTTAAAGACCGGACATGACCTGAAGAAGGCCATCAAAGCTTTGGCCGCATCGGACATTCAACTGAACGGGACGATGTTCGACACCATGATCGCCTCGTACCTGCTGGACCCATCCAAGCGCAACCACCAGTCGCTGGAAGCCCTGGCCGAGGAGCACCTGGGGATCAGCCTGGCCCAGCCGGGCGGGCCCGCCAAGAAGCAGACCGAGCTTGACTTTTCGGCCGAGTCCGGCCTGACCGACGAGCTGATGGCCAGGCGGGCCGACGCGGTGTCTTCGCTGAGATCAAAATTCGAGCCGGAGCTTAAGGACAAGGAACTGATCCAGCTGTTCCAAGAGATCGAGATGCCGCTGGTGAAGGTCCTATCGCAGATGGAAACCGAGGGGATCCTGCTGGACATCCCGGTCTTCAGCCAGATGTCCAAGGAGCTGGAGCGCCAGGTCAACAAACTGGAAAAGGAGATCTACCGGATTGCCGGCGAGGAGTTCAACCTGAACTCGCCCAAACAGCTGGGGACTATCCTTTTCGAGAAGCTGAAGATCGGCAAGGGCAAGAAGACCAAGACCGGCTTTTCCACCGACGTGGACGTTTTGACCAAGCTGGCCCTGCACCACGACCTGCCGAAATTGATCCTGGATTACCGCCAACTCTACAAGCTGAAATCCACCTACAGCGACGCCCTGCCGCTGGCCGCCGATCCAAAAAGTCACAGGCTGCACACCACCTTCAACCAGGCTCTCACCGAGACCGGCCGGCTTTCCTCCTCGGACCCCAATCTCCAGAACATCCCGATGAGGGAAGGGGTGGGGCGGGAGATCCGCAAGGGCTTCATCGCGCCCAAGGGCCAGCTGCTATTGTCGGCGGACTATTCGCAAGTCGAACTGCGCCTGGTGGCTCACCTTTCCGGTGACCAGCATTTAAGGCAGGCCTTCAAGTCGGGCCGGGACATCCACAGCGAGACCGCTTCGGCGGTGTTCGGGGTCAAGCCCGACCAGGTAGAGCCCGATATGCGGCGCAAGGCCAAGGCCATCAACTTCGGCATCGTCTACGGCATGGGGCCCTACGGGCTCTCCCAGCAGCTGGGGATAGGGGTGGAGGAGGCCTCGCATTTCATCGAGCACTACTTCAACCAGTTCCCCCAGGTGCAGGCCTGGATAGCGCTGACCACCGCCCGGGCCAAGAAGGACGGCTTCGTCTGCACCATGCTGGGCAGAAGGCGCTACCTGCCGGAGATCAACTCC
Proteins encoded in this window:
- a CDS encoding endonuclease domain-containing protein codes for the protein MDNNDKRTPGVSTGQFISRDKREMAKHMRQHMTVAEKCFWNEVRKRRFPGLRFRRQQVIDGFIADFYCNELRMVIEIDGGIHEKQKDYDKLRDQIINQRGIKVLRFKNEDVINRIEWVLETILGYDPTLPSPKALGEGEKGGVCLN
- the polA gene encoding DNA polymerase I; translated protein: MPKLILVDGTALAYRAHFGFIRNPLINSKGENTSASFGFTNMLMRMIKEHQPDYIGVAFDTSAPTFRDKKYAEYKAQRPGMPEELRSQLPRIKEILKALNIAVLQQDGFEADDVLAGLAKQAEAKGWMSYIATGDKDLLQVVTERIKVIKPRLGKSDESIYGPEDVLKEYGVTPDRIKDIFALSGDSADNVPGVPGIGPKTATELIIQFGSFDDLYNNLDQVKKPRIKNLLEEHQDQARLCKELVTLHLDQLPDISLSSLKTHQPDQEILAKLFKELEFNSLYHEFVSGQIKKVAPQAVTGKAELELLAGRLKREGEMCLELETADGLPSKLCLFCRGQAHIIGGLDIGKLKKSFEDADILKTGHDLKKAIKALAASDIQLNGTMFDTMIASYLLDPSKRNHQSLEALAEEHLGISLAQPGGPAKKQTELDFSAESGLTDELMARRADAVSSLRSKFEPELKDKELIQLFQEIEMPLVKVLSQMETEGILLDIPVFSQMSKELERQVNKLEKEIYRIAGEEFNLNSPKQLGTILFEKLKIGKGKKTKTGFSTDVDVLTKLALHHDLPKLILDYRQLYKLKSTYSDALPLAADPKSHRLHTTFNQALTETGRLSSSDPNLQNIPMREGVGREIRKGFIAPKGQLLLSADYSQVELRLVAHLSGDQHLRQAFKSGRDIHSETASAVFGVKPDQVEPDMRRKAKAINFGIVYGMGPYGLSQQLGIGVEEASHFIEHYFNQFPQVQAWIALTTARAKKDGFVCTMLGRRRYLPEINSENGQRRAFSERTAVNTPIQGTAADLIKLAMVNISRRLEVEKLRSKMILQVHDELLFEVQKDELAKVKKLVKQEMEQAVNLEVPIVVEMGEGENWFQAH
- a CDS encoding MoxR family ATPase; its protein translation is MEQFNNDDIKKLNEEIEKKSVIVQTITAEISKAIVGQNYLVSRMLVGLLANGHILIEGVPGLAKTYAVRTVAAAVKAKYQRIQFTPDLLPSDIVGTLIYNQKTGEFITSKGPIFANFILADEINRTPPKVQSALLEAMQERQVTIGEQTYKLDDPFLVLATQNPIEQEGTYPLPEAQLDRFLLKIKITYPSKEEEKEIVERIAGVGEPKIKAVIDTSDIIKARELCKSIYIDKKIKDYIVDLVFATREPEKYGLKDLKGLVRFGASPRASINLTTAARALAFLKRRGFVIPEDVKELAGDILRHRIILSYEAEAEEVTTDDVIQKILAGVEVP